The sequence TATCGTGAATTTCAATTTCGTAGTTTTCTTCCATTTCTTTCATCACTTGATCAAAAACACTGTGGCAAAAAACCCGGTCATTGCCAACGATGCCAATACCAATGATGGCTTGGTTGAGCGTATCTTGCGCCCCGACTTCTGAAATACTGATATTGTATTTATTGTGCATGCGTTTCGTAATGCTTTTTACCACACTGCGCTTGTCTTTCAATGAATACGAATCATAAATCAAAAATGTGATCTCATACCCTAGTAAAACCATGGTTATCCCCTCTTCTTTGTCTTCCTCTTTTATTTTTCTTCAAAAGTTGCTGGTTAAGTTTCATTAGTATACTGGTTTTCACTTTTAATTTAAACCAATTCCAGGTGATTTTTACACGAATAGAATCAGCAAACCCATCCACAGCCAGAACACTGACATTAAAAAAATACCATAATCGGGATTTTTTGATTGTTTTTTGCTTTTTTTCATGTTATTCTTAAAAAAATATTACGTTAAAGCTGTTGTTTCAGCAGACGTAATGCATTCACAGAACTCAATTTAACTTGAAC is a genomic window of Carnobacterium sp. CP1 containing:
- a CDS encoding DUF503 domain-containing protein yields the protein MVLLGYEITFLIYDSYSLKDKRSVVKSITKRMHNKYNISISEVGAQDTLNQAIIGIGIVGNDRVFCHSVFDQVMKEMEENYEIEIHDIQKIEA